The genomic segment TTGTAATGCAGTATTTTAGTGTCATAAGTAAGAAATACTTGTtattacattgagttctcttatattttaccttactcatgaattttttttctagagagaattgagaggaatgggttgagggagagaaagggaagagagaagagaaagtgGATGAGAAAAATTATGGGAAGAATATTTTGGATATTGTCAAAAGGTttagaatttttttgaaatgattagaaggcctatcattttttttatttaggacATCTCATTaaacataaaaactcaaatttcccaaaacaattgagcatatatatatataaatatatatatatatatatataaatatatgcctTAGCACCTTCAATATCATTAAAATGGACAAAGAAGAGAGCGGATATAATAAGGTATTAGAACATCTTTAATAGAATACTAAAAATGTGGCGCATTGATATATTTTAACACATTATAAAATAAAACATTACTCTAATAATATTCTAAAATATGTGCTAAATTTAGTATAGGCTAAAACTTGTGTcaaatttagaaaaatatatagCATGAACCAAATTTAGAACATAATAAATTTCACATTTTTTATCTACTATAATACCACTAATTATTATAATtcattaattacaataaaattcacattctttatttattatattaacataattttgtcaataaaaaataaaataaaaattaactttttATATATTTCCAATAAACATTACTATACTTAACTGGTATATTTATAACAATTGTAAATAGTAGACGAAGTataacattaattaatttttttagcgCAAAATTTAATTCTTATACAACTTGAGTGAAGAGGattattatttgatttatatACAACAAAATACATTGCATCCAGAAGCCAAATAATAACaggaagaataagaagaaaaaagaaatcgcAGTGTGTATGGAACTGTCTCTATTTTGTATTAAAATTCAGCTGAGATTAGCAGGTAAAGAAgtctttaaataaaatagaaagctTACCTTAACTTTGGTATTTTTGTTAAACGACATGATTATGTATCTACGACACTACGTTCGGGGACCTTCCGCAACTATCTAAAACGATTTCAAACAAGTCCGCCTCAGACTCCTCATCGAAATCCAGAGGCCGGTTCGGGTTCCCTGGATTCTGGCTACCTCGAGTGGTACACCGATTGAGCCACTGCGAGTCGATTCTTCCCATTGAGAAGAGCTCTTTACTGTCTTCGTAGCCAATAGCCGCCGCAGGCGAATTCACTGCTGAGCCGATGAAACATGGGTTCGGTGTCCGTTGGGCATTGGCGGGCCCATATTTGAAGACACTTTGTCCAAAGTTGACTAGAACCAAAACGTCACCGTTTGCTGCTAGAGTCGGATATAGCGGCCCTCCAAACTCCTCTGATTTGCAATGGATTAGGTGGATCACCTGGGAATCGACGGTGAAGAATACTTTCTTCTGTCTAGGATCAAACCCACATCCGATTACCTTGTCTAGTCTTCCCCATTCAGCTTTATCTGATTCAAACGCCAGTTTTATACCTGAAATTTAAGATTGCCCATTGTATCTTAAGTTGCATTTTTAGTTTTAGTGTGACCACTATATATGAACGACCTAAAATACTAATTGATTTGATTGTAAAAGTTAGAcacatttcctttttttttctttaagggAAAATAAAAGACAtcagtaaagaaaaaaaaaaccctatcTTTAAACTCCAGAAGTCATCAGTTTTCCTCAATAAAGAATTGAATTGTTAAAAAGGAAAGTGCCCATCAAACAAACGTCCATTGCCTTGGTCCACTAACTTAAAAACCATAGACTACGAtggagttttttcttcttttctctcaatattaaaacacaaaattcaatGCTAAGAAATTTAAAAAAGCAAAGTGTATTAATCAATTACCGTCAACGAAAACAGAACCGTCAGAGTTGAAGCCAATGCTTCCTGGATAGCTTCCGGGGAGTTTCAAAGGAAGAGAGCCTCCGGCGATGAGACCTACCGACAACAAAACGGCGTCACCTACTATTCCGTCATCTCTAACACCAAGCTTCAAATCGTCAATCTTGGTAACTCTGTTTGTACTGCTAAGGTGGAGTAACGATTCCGAATTGGCTTTTGCGTTAGAGTTCTCTTCTATGAGTTTGGTCTTCTCACCTTCTTTGACTTTTCCAATGGACTGGATTTCATCATCACTGCTTCGACAAAGTAAGATGGTGATTTCGAAATAAGCCTCTTGAGGGAAAGAGGAGTTCCCCAAAGGAGGACCCGGTAAAGGCAGAGCTGTTCTGATCGCAGACGCCGCCGCCATAGATGGATTGCTTgcattcaaagatttcttcatcCCTGGATTTAGCCTTATTTTCTGCATGAAATCGGCCGATTCCTGACATATTTCCCAACTCGTTTCGGGCTCTACTTCTCTTTTGAGATCACCAACCGTGCACAACCCCAATATCCTTGATCTCGTCGAAGGAGATGACATATAGCCCGTGAAAGCGAATCGTGACCATCCATTTTCAACGGCATCGGTGATCAAAGATGGATAATCAGACCAACTAAAGAGAGGCTTCCCAGAAACCCCACGTCGAAACATGTAATAATTTCCCGTTCTTTTGCTATTAAATTCAACCTGATCATGATGATGGTGATGAAAACCCTCTTGTTGGTGAAGCCTGATGATCCCAGATTGAAGTCTATCTGTTCTAGCAGTTCTGGTTGTTAAGTCAAGAGTTTCCTTGTCACTTTTATGGAAATATCTTTTCCATAATACCAAGATGAAAAGGGTTAAGAAAATTCCAAAGCAAACCATGCCCACAATAACATGTGATCTTTCAATCATCTCTGCCTCTCGAACTGGCCTCCTCTctgttacaaataaaataaaattaataattaataaattcttcttAGTTCTAATAAACTAAAAGAGAAGAAGACATTTTGAATCTGGTACCTTCTATGGAGAAGAAATATAATATGAACAAGTGGGAAGAACTAGAAGGCAGGCGTGGACTAAGACTGGTTCAGGAAAGGAAGGAAAGGAGTGGTGTAAGCATATCATGAATATGAATACGAACAAAAAGTGGGAAAGAATGTTTGAGTTGAGACCAAAAACAGCTAGGCATAACACCTGCTGCTCATAGATGTCATAAAGGTTTTCATTACAAAgactttcttttttatttatacaaaGGGGAGTTATGTAAACCTCAGTTGGGTTTGAGGTTTGACACACCTTGGAACCGTTTGAGGTTTGACACACCTCGGAATCAACAAAATATAAATACTGTTCATCTCGGTGAAATTACTTGGTAGAATAGGTTGTATTACCGTATAGTTTGTTTTTACTCATTTTTAATTTTCTTCGgataaataacattattatgcatttTTTTCGTCTGAAAATAAGTACATgtttaggggtaaattggtaactTGATTTTTTTGGTCAGTTGCATTTTCCCTTAAGAGAGTTGTATTTCCAGATATAGAGTTAGTATTCCATGTGTCAAATGGGTTGTAGTGTGGCAATCTGGAAGTGAGTATTGGTGGTCGTTCGCTGTTAAAGACTAAAGTCTGTCATCTGTAAAGTTTGAACAAGGTCCTGTGTTGAGTCGTACAAGATGAGATTGGATTAAGTATGGAAATGGAGGGAGATCTACAAATTGGTCATATGTTGTGGAAGTTTTAGACTGCAGTAAGCCTAATTCCtgttgttgactgtgtttttagccaacgacgtgagaacgtcaaaaacgatgaaccttcaagagaagttAAACGACACAGATAGTTTAATCAAGagaagtaaataacacaagagattttatagtggttcagctccgatcagtcggtaatagcctaatccacttagagattttattattttatccacactcaagatcagatgaaccagtgtcaactgagtttcttcagtgtaaataggaatacaaaaagggtttctctctcaagaaaaacgcactttctctctctagaactcagaccaaatctTAAATTGCaaaaaagtccttttctgatcccattaaccctctatttataggcttgggatcctaaactgatatccctctagaatcgggatattcttttatttatattatatttaaattacacaaaatattcaaaatacaacagattcctcaatttgagtgaggaatgagagattcccgcgatgcccagaccgattcttgctgaagccgtttatgggaatttgacgtagtctggtccatttgtttgatgaatatcgtcttctggtcggacatatgcatgctggacacctgcATACGGACCGTACCCcttactctcctcggaccaagatccgaccacaccctccttggttctcctcggactaaggtccgaacaCATGCAttggggctcctcggactagggtccgagccactccttccttggctctcctcggaccaaggtccgagccacacttcttgtggcctctcctcggactagggtccgagccaaccacctggcttctcctcggactagggtctgagccacaccttggctctcctcggaccaaggtccgacccaATGACTTGTgccctctcctcggactagggtccgagccaatgacttggactcctcggactagggtctgaGCACAccacttggactgctcctcggatgtacttggcttggacgtgacactctcaagcagtcaaaaatattcatcagtctaccgggtcactttatcacaactctgaggagtcaatgtatttattgactatttaatgtgttgtttacggaccatgtactgccatttgtcacctctattgccacgtcatcaatctccatttttggggataacacctgTGACTTGTGGAGAGAGTGGAATCAACTATAGAATGCTAACGTTCATGAGAGACAAAAGATCTTTCTCCCctgagccccccccccccccccccacacacacacacagGATCTTCTGTCTAAAATGTTAAAGATGGAGGAGCATCTTTCTCCCCTAAGTGAATCAGGTACATAAACAACAATGGTGGGGTGTGTAAATCAAAAAGTAAAATGGTGTTCTGTTAACGTGGAATTTTCGACTGAGCTGGGTCTTCATTTTGGGATTCTGGTAAGTCGTTTAATATTAAGTTcatcatatatttatttttcatcTATAATTGAGTGTTGGGTTGGTGATGGTGGACAAGAAAGTGGTAATTTAGAGTTTAATGTTTGAAATTATGGTGAGGAATATCATGACTAATTTGTTTGTAATGTAGCTGTGGCTTGAGCACCAAATGTTTGATATTTCGTTTGAAAGAAATATCTGACCAAATTATGAAACATGTATGTCGTGGTTATTAATCGTTGCTTgattgttttatttttgtattcAACAAATATTTTACAATAGTTGTTAACTTCATTGACGACGGAGGACACCGACTAGCTGCGATTTAGGCTAGACGACGGAGGACAACAACTTGGACGAAGGTCGAAGTTGGGGTTGTGTGCGGCAGTCATCCATTTGCAGAGCAAGAAGAGGTGCAAATGCTCTGCCAAGTTTATTCCATTACTTAGTATTAATTATACTTTGATTGTTTACTTATTATTAATTAAGAGgacaaaaaaatcaatatataagaCTCTGTTTGTATATGTATTGGATGTTCAGTTGAAGAAGATGTAGGCACTAGTGATCATTCATCACCATTCCAATTCCATGTTGAGAGGATTAGAGCTTGTGCTGGCTTTGTTGTTAACTTGATCCTATATGGTTAGTGACAAATCTTGATAAGAGTTTGTACTTTAGGTGTAAATTtatgatttatatatttttattttatacagGAATCTCTCAGTTACATAagaatttttttagtttatttatttttcagtTGTATTCTTTGTCCTATATTAGTTTTTGGCTTTACTAATTGTATTGAATATACTGCCTACCTTTGAAAAGTTTGATCTAAGTTAAACTTGTCAAGGAAAGAAAAATTAGCAAATATCATAGattgttctttttctttcctctcgATAGATAGGTCTATCACAATTTATTTGTGACTGCTAATATATGCAGTGACGGAGCCAGAAATTATGCTCAGTGAGGGCTTGGAAAAATATTAATTCGAAACTAACAAAAATAACTAATAAATTGTCCTTATAAATTTTCATGTTCAACAAAATAAAATAGGACACTgtcatagaaaataaaataaaaattacaatctGCCTCGACGGGTTTTCATGTTTTGAAATCGTTGCATGATAACTTCATTGTCAAGGCTATTGAAAATGTCTTTTTCAATGTAGACAAGTAAACAATCATTCATCCATTGATCTCCCATTCGATTACGCaatctatttttcaaaatattcatagAAGAAAATACTCTTTCCACCGTAGCAGTAACAACAGGTAGAATCAATGCCAATGTAATAAGTCGATACACCAGTGGATAGACAATATTTTTCTTTGTCTCGACCATTTTTTGAGCAAGATCTCCAATACTTTTCAAACCCAAGAACTTCTCAGTAGAACGTACATCAATAATGTAAGTTTCAAGTTGATCATCGAGTATCATAAGCTCAAAAGTAGAAAAGTCTTTGGGATAATACTCAGCAAACCGGACCAACTTTTTTTTGTCAAAAGCTACAAATGAATCACTAGGGCACAAAGAAGCTAAACAAAGAAGTAGTTCGGTGTTTACCTCATTGAAACGTTCATTTAGCTCTTGAAGTTGGATATCAATAACAACAAAAAAGAATTCCACACGATAATGATGTAAATTTGTCATTTCTTGAGTTTTGCGCCGTGATCGACCTTGGGCAACAAATGTATCATCCATATCAGGAACATCCACATTATATTTAGCACAAAAGTTTGGGACTTGATTAAGAAATGAATCCCATTCATTGTCTCTCATTGCTTGTAATCTTTTCTTGCAAATTTCCACTAATTTCATGGCATTTGCAATATCTTGATCTTTTCTCTGTAGTGCTTTTGACAATTCATTTGTTATTCCCACACAATGCTTTCATTAAATGTAGACTGAATATAAAATCAAAGGTTAACATCAAAGACAATAAATTACTTGCTTCAAACCTTTGTTCAGAGTTTGCTCGGCCATCGTCTACTATTATTTGAAGAACATTAGTTATAGGGGAGAATAAGTTAATCAAGCTTACCAATGTAGCATAATGTGAACCCCAACGAGTATCACTGGGACATTTAAGATTGGTTTCTTGATTTAGCTCTCTTCCACTTGAAATTTCACCACACTTGAGTGCTTCAGAAATAATAGCATCTTGCTTTTCTCTAAGAATATCACAACGCTTAGAAGAACATCCAACGACATTTATCACCATAGATACCACACTAAAAAGATAAGCAACTAGAATATGTTTCTTTGCGACAGCTACAAGAGCAAGTTGAAGTTGGTGAGCAAAACAATGAACATAAAAAGCTGATGGATTCTCATTCAAAATAAGAGTTTTAAGACCACTGAACTCTCCTTTCATATTGCTTGCCCCATCATAACCTTGTCCCCGCAATTTAGATATGCTTAATCCATATCTAGAAAATAATTTATCAATAGCACCTTTAAGTGACACAGCTGTGGTATTAGCCACATGTTCAATTCCCACAAATCGTTCAATCACACGCCCATCTTTATCTACATATCGCAACACAACAGCCATTTGCTCCTTAGTTGAAATATCACGAGATTAATCAACTAAAATAGAAAACAATGCATCTCCAATTTCTTTAATAATGATATCAAGTGTTTCAAAAGCTGCAGCCCTCACAATATCTTTATGAATATCAGGTGATGTTAACTTTAAATTCTCAGGAGCATTTGTCAATGTAACTGCTTTGATGTCTTCATTATGATCAACTAGAAATTGTAAAATCTCAAGAAAGTTACCTTGATTACTCGAGTCTCCAGATTCATCATCACCACGAAAAGCAAGCCCTTGTCGCAATAACAAACGAATGCAATCAACTATTGCTTCCAAACGACTTCGATACTTACTACGAGCTTGCTTTGATTGTTTTTCAAAAAATGTTTGAATATGTTGTTTTTCGTTCATTAATGCTTCACACATTTTCCTAGCTTGATTGTGAACACTAGATGGACCTCCAACATGAGTATAAAGTCTTGCTTTTCCATTTTAAAAATTTCTGAATCCTTGACCAACAAATGAATCACCACCTGATTGTCCTCCATAATTTGATTTAAACAGATAATAATACAGACAAAATGCACCATCTTTTGATACACTATATTCAAGCCAATTTTGAAATTCCTCATACCAAGCACCGTTGAATGCTCTTGATTGAGGTCCAACTTTTGTCGATGGAAATGGCTTGAGGTGAGGTTGACAAGGACCTTTTTGCATATATGCTCGCCGAACTTGATCACGAATTTTTAAAGGATGGTCCATAATCGGTGTTCTCAATCCTGGGTCACTTTCAAGATCTTCAAGATTTATGTTGACATCCGCATAACttgattttgtaattttatcATTCTTTCCTATAGAAGTTGAGGAATTTTGTGTACTTTTAAAATTCCTCTTCATACCTATTGTAGTTAAATATATGAAAGATTAATAATAAGACTTGTGaatatgattataattatgaaatataagaatattacATAATTAGAATCTAAACAAGGAAGCAAACAAACAACGTTAACTATAAAACACACAACATACCTCAATAAAGATTCGATTTAAAGTAATTGTAAATTTgcttttcttttataaattaaaaaattatatcatcAATTCATTCAAGGATATTGTGGacgcccaaattccaccaaggaaaAATATGAGATTTATGTGAGATCCTCGGGCCACCACCGTCTTGGGAAGTCATCATGCTATCACGCCACGAATCTAGACCCGTGCCTTATGGGATCCTTGCCATGTGGCCCCCATTTGCAAGACATAGACGCGAAGCTGCCCTGGCCTCGCTTAGCCACCCGTGCGTGACGCCGTAGGCATCGCTCGGCCACCCGTACGCGATGCCAtgggcctcgctcggccacccgtGCACGACGCCATGGGCCTCGCTTGGCCACCGGTGCGCGACGCCCCCTGGCCTCGCTCGACCACCATGCGCGACGCCCCTTGTCATGGCCCAGCTGCGAAGCCCGTGCCACCATCTCGCACCAGCCGCCCCGTATCCGAGGGCCTCACCCCAGACGACTCGCGTCCGGGCGCCCAAGCCTCGCACCAACCGCCTCGCATCCGAGGGCCTCGCCCCAGACGTCTCGCGTCCGGGCGCCCAAGCCTCGCACCAGCCGCCTCGCGTCCgagggcctcgcccatgcccacggagtggcctcgccatctaggccccgtgagtggcctcgcccatggcccccgGAGTGGccacatccgcagcacactcggccTCGTGAATAGCCggagagccgcgccatcaataggccttccaagggggcTTCGCGAGGGAATGTGAGCCACGCCACCTGGTGGCCACATGAGTGGagcaagggggtcgcaaggagggcgtctcacctcgcatccttagacatccgtcaaggccacatgcctatcgctcagactcgtgagtggcctcgggaggcttcaggaatctcgtgccaaggacccaagatccccACCTCACGCCACGACCATAACACACACCAAGAGTCCCAtcccttacaccttgagacccctatgcttagaggctccagtacgagccgaatgggacatacttgtacaaTCTAGTgctgagtacggacaccagtaccagtgggactgctggaaTAAGAGTTATGGTCCTTAtgtctacggccaaaggtcagagtcgacaccactatcacctgcgccactatgcctgccaccactcatcagacatgggtacagacaagtagttgagacatcctcctgacacctactcccgtactggatgtacgaccacaacctctgaagccactcccctgacatagtacttatgtaccacttggtctcctagaccaccatgtacctaaggccattagagcctactataaaatgaactgggacaccacctgaaagggggttggaaattttattgtagcaaaggcttgagtgtgaatgaaagactgaattctccattattgttctatcattgttcttgagtgattgtttaagtttctacagcttttccattagtgatcttgacttgataatttttccaactcaacttagttgacgagttctcaccgtcaacaatttggcgccgtctgtgggaacgttagtttcaagctactgttccaccattatttccaacaagaagaaaatgccaagacgttcaaagcgactgagggagccacgagaggtagaggttcacctgaacggagtccagctgaaggcctccatgaaggacactcctccacccagagacgtggagccctcGAAGGACcttgaggttcacggaggtgatagagtggcctcgtcaccggccgccccacctggagaaagtcctccaagagcaccatcgggaaatgctaatgagttccctcctccaaaaccaccgcaggtaccgaactccggccggcaggacccgggcccttctgcccataggcatgataagcatccccggctccattccgtgagctcaagttcgaagtatcggttctatgaagaggaaatacgtgagctccaccgtaagaaccaaaggttggagaccaccttggagaacatgcaagaggtcctgaacgaCCTGTTATAGGGTAAGttgagcgtgaccttgcctaagaggaaggagaagggcaaggatggggtggagaccactgtaccagtagatgatgggagaacccgacactcgaccagtaacaccccccgagcgaagcaacgtgAGCACCCTGAACCGCCTAAACAGGCCCAGAAACccgcgccgaggaccaacgctgcccctcacaatgaggacgaggtcacctctaaaagagcaccctcagatttacagGAGGAGCTTAATAAAAAGagggcaggcaaagggaccacgccccctatggcccctcaagagggcaagggaaaggcagatcttagcccgtccgctttgagggacactctaagcaagaggaggcaggacctggacacggagatgaagagcctgcgaagcaagatcgtcaccgcatcaggcggccagatctatgaggaagaattcgaccatgagtcacccttcgtgagggagattcaggccatttggctccctgccaactttaaggaacccaatatgaccccctacgaagggaacacgaatccaaagtaccacctagatgcgtttaacgatctgatgaaactgagagggattggaagtggagctagatgccactgcttcgccgtcactttgaaaggacccgcctacaagtggttcaagagattaaggccagggtccatcaggtcctggcaacagttttctgacgaattcctccaacagcaccatgccgtgagGGATTACatgatgccaggtaccagcttggctaacgtgaagcaaggggagaatgagagcctgaaaaGCTACATTCactggttcaatatggaggccgcgagagtggggagcctgactcgtcgagagctaaaaatggccattacagtcggggtgctcccaggaagcaagttgtgggacaacatgctaaagagggagatcactgacttagacgacttctacgagagagtgcagaagtacatacgtgtggaggatggccacgaaAACCTAAAGgaaggaaaggaggagccccacgcgaagcccccaactaacgatgggtcgaatgtagcaaagaagaaaagggcatacgatggatcaagagatgaccaccagaggaaaaccaaacaggGGAATGATCACAGGCAAGCGGATTACACTTACTACAcagacctcacagataccagggagcacatttacctcaccaatgaagatcgagttcctttcaaaaggcccccaccaatgagaaaggaccggtccaaaagggaccctagtagatacttccagtaccacaaggataccggtcacaccacggcagagtgtatccatttgaaggaggaaattgaggaactcatccgcaggggacatttgggcaggtatgtgcgcaaggataaccagaggccagaaggaggagtgtccccgccgcgggcacgtgaggtggccccggaagtgcgaggagaggtcaggaccatctttggaggaccaggattcggaggcgattctaggaaagggcgagacaggtatgccaaggaggcccgacgaagtccaccacattgcgttttaagtttggagcaatgccccccgaagagcttcaagggcgagaatgactcaataaccttcactgaagaagatgcgcagggggtgcactttcctcataacgaccccctggtgctGACTGCCCAGCTAGCTAACATGAGGctacatcgggtcatggtggataacgggagctctgtggacatcttgtatcaaCAGGCGCTGGAAaggatgggattgagcctccatcacctaaagccttgcact from the Humulus lupulus chromosome X, drHumLupu1.1, whole genome shotgun sequence genome contains:
- the LOC133803493 gene encoding uncharacterized protein LOC133803493 translates to MIERSHVIVGMVCFGIFLTLFILVLWKRYFHKSDKETLDLTTRTARTDRLQSGIIRLHQQEGFHHHHHDQVEFNSKRTGNYYMFRRGVSGKPLFSWSDYPSLITDAVENGWSRFAFTGYMSSPSTRSRILGLCTVGDLKREVEPETSWEICQESADFMQKIRLNPGMKKSLNASNPSMAAASAIRTALPLPGPPLGNSSFPQEAYFEITILLCRSSDDEIQSIGKVKEGEKTKLIEENSNAKANSESLLHLSSTNRVTKIDDLKLGVRDDGIVGDAVLLSVGLIAGGSLPLKLPGSYPGSIGFNSDGSVFVDGIKLAFESDKAEWGRLDKVIGCGFDPRQKKVFFTVDSQVIHLIHCKSEEFGGPLYPTLAANGDVLVLVNFGQSVFKYGPANAQRTPNPCFIGSAVNSPAAAIGYEDSKELFSMGRIDSQWLNRCTTRGSQNPGNPNRPLDFDEESEADLFEIVLDSCGRSPNVVS
- the LOC133806020 gene encoding uncharacterized protein LOC133806020 → MAVVLRYVDKDGRVIERFVGIEHVANTTAVSLKGAIDKLFSRYGLSISKLRGQGYDGASNMKGEFSGLKTLILNENPSAFYVHCFAHQLQLALVAVAKKHILVAYLFSVVSMVINVVGCSSKRCDILREKQDAIISEALKCGEISSGRELNQETNLKCPSDTRWGSHYATLHCVGITNELSKALQRKDQDIANAMKLVEICKKRLQAMRDNEWDSFLNQVPNFCAKYNVDVPDMDDTFVAQGRSRRKTQEMTNLHHYRVEFFFVVIDIQLQELNERFNEVNTELLLCLASLCPSDSFVAFDKKKLVRFAEYYPKDFSTFELMILDDQLETYIIDVRSTEKFLGLKSIGDLAQKMVETKKNIVYPLVYRLITLALILPVVTATVERVFSSMNILKNRLRNRMGDQWMNDCLLVYIEKDIFNSLDNEVIMQRFQNMKTRRGRL